The following proteins come from a genomic window of Lolium rigidum isolate FL_2022 chromosome 5, APGP_CSIRO_Lrig_0.1, whole genome shotgun sequence:
- the LOC124651993 gene encoding uncharacterized aarF domain-containing protein kinase At5g05200, chloroplastic-like — protein sequence MAAARGAASRSPLLLHHHLPQVPSGGVGCLRVGSLGAGRDSSSRRRLRGGVRIFARYSSSAQDFSSRLQDRAGELPKLVEDLLQTSISTGPRGAFRMAQGIQALLGVGGEWLNDFSKTANTSAGIPAQMRLGLLSPLYLRRLFERMGATYIKLGQFIASAPTFFPPEYVEEFQNCFDRAPPVPYNEIESILLEELQRPLDSVYEYIDPVPIASASIAQVHGARLKSSQKDVVIKVLKPGIEDTLVADLNFIYVVARVLEFLSPELERTSLVAIIKDIKESMLEEVDFRKEAVNMEAFQRYIEAMGFDRQAKSPFVYQHCSTKRVLTMERLYGVPLTDLDSIRSLVPDPELTLVTALNVWFGSLISCESFHADVHAGNLWLLRDGRVGFIDFGIVGRISPSTWAAMEIFLASFATEDYKAMASALSEMGATGNDIDVNSFAKDLQKIFSSLQELDTEIIVAAARSSDATAVSANVVVDERQMNALFLDLVRVSESYGLKFPREFALLMKQLLYFDRYTRLLAPSMNMLRDERINITSNQQTIRMD from the exons ATGGCAGCCGCTAGGGGTGCGGCGTCTCGGTCCCCTCTCCTCCTTCATCACCACCTCCCCCAG GTGCCATCAGGCGGGGTAGGCTGCCTGAGGGTGGGCTCACTCGGGGCCGGACGGGATAGCAGTAGCAGACGGCGCCTCCGGGGCGGGGTTAGGATCTTCGCACGCTACTCCTCTTCCGCACAAGATTTCTCCAGTCGTCTCCAAG ATAGAGCTGGCGAATTGCCAAAATTGGTTGAGGATCTTCTCCAGACGTCTATTAGCACGGGGCCTCGAGGCGCCTTCAGGATGGCGCAAGGGATCCAAGCTCTCCTTGGTGTTGGTGGGGAGTGGTTGAATGACTTCTCAAAG ACAGCTAACACGTCAGCAGGAATTCCAGCTCAGATGCGGCTTGGTTTGCTTTCTCCTCTTTACCTCAGAAGGCTTTTTGAACGCATGGGTGCAACTTATATCAAGCTAGGTCAG TTCATAGCGTCTGCGCCAACTTTTTTCCCTCCAGAATACGTTGAAGAATTCCAGAACTGCTTTGACCGAGCACCACCTGTTCCATATAATGAGATCGAGTCGATATTGCTTGAGGAGTTGCAGCGGCCATTGGATAGTGTGTATGAGTACATTGATCCCGTGCCAATAGCCTCTGCTTCAATAGCACAG GTTCATGGGGCTAGGTTGAAGAGCTCTCAGAAGGATGTGGTGATTAAAGTCCTAAAGCCTGGTATTGAAGATACTTTGGTTGCCGATCTGAATTTTATCTATGTTGTTGCACGTGTTTTGGAGTTTCTAAGCCCTGAGTTAGAAAGGACATCACTG GTTGCTATCATCAAGGATATAAAGGAATCAATGCTTGAAGAAGTTGATTTTAGAAAAGAGGCTGTAAATATGGAGGCTTTCCAGAGATACATCGAAGCAATGGGATTTGATAGGCAGGCCAAGTCTCCATTTGTGTATCAGCACTGTAGCACAAAGCGTGTCTTAACTATGGAAAGATTGTATGGCGTTCCACTCACTGATCTTGATTCTATAAGGTCTCTTGTTCCTGATCCTGAATTGACTTTAGTCACTGCCCTCAATGTCTG GTTTGGAAGCTTGATTTCATGTGAATCCTTCCATGCGGATGTGCATGCAGGAAACCTATGGTTGCTTCGTGATGGGCGTGTTGGATTTATTGATTTTG GAATTGTGGGCCGAATATCCCCAAGTACTTGGGCTGCTATGGAGATCTTTTTGGCTTCTTTCGCAACTGAGGATTACAAGGCTATGGCATCTGCCCTTTCCGAAATGGGTGCTACAGGGAATGATATAGATGTTAATTCTTTTGCCAAGGACTTGCAAAAGATATTCTCATCACTACAG GAGTTGGATACTGAAATCATAGTCGCGGCAGCAAGAAGTTCTGATGCTACAGCTGTATCTGCTAATGTTGTGGTAGATGAGAGGCAGATGAATGCACTGTTTCTTGATCTG GTGAGGGTTAGCGAGTCATATGGGCTGAAATTTCCTAGGGAATTTGCTCTACTCATGAAGCAGCTTCTTTATTTCGATCGCTACACGAGATTGCTGGCTCCTAGCATGAACATGCTGCGAGACGAGAGGATCAACATTACCTCCAACCAACAGACCATAAGAATGGATTGA
- the LOC124656111 gene encoding beta-1,4-mannosyl-glycoprotein 4-beta-N-acetylglucosaminyltransferase-like gives MRPPLHKSGNSHNRPAAIGKFLSLKLMLPIALLISVCVIAVAQYHQSITYFLRPLWDTPPKPFTRIPHYYAPNTSMAELCKLHGWRVLSSPRRVFDAVLFNNELDILEIRYRELFPYVHKFVILEANATFTGIPKPLSFSQNLNRFAFARSKILYDRLPIGRLDPDHRRQPFDVEASHRRALNALLRRSGIAAGDVLIMADADEIPSPETVQLLRWCDGVPPVMHLELENYMYSFEFPVDHSSWRATAHLFNERTGYRHSRQSDLILADAGWHCSFCFREIREFAFKMKAYSHADRVRRESFLDPARIQRVICSGDDLFDMLPEEYTFRDLFKKMGPIPSSASAVHLPSYLIKNADKFRFLLPGGCLRSE, from the coding sequence ATGAGACCTCCACTACACAAGTCGGGAAACTCCCATAATCGGCCAGCGGCCATAGGAAAGTTTCTATCTCTCAAGCTGATGCTACCCATTGCTCTACTTATTTCGGTATGTGTCATTGCTGTCGCCCAGTACCACCAAAGCATCACCTACTTCTTACGGCCACTGTGGGACACACCGCCTAAACCTTTCACCCGTATCCCACACTACTATGCCCCCAACACCTCCATGGCCGAGCTGTGCAAGCTCCACGGCTGGCGCGTCCTATCCTCCCCTCGCCGCGTCTTCGACGCCGTCCTCTTCAACAATGAGCTCGACATCCTGGAGATCCGCTACCGCGAGCTCTTCCCGTACGTCCACAAGTTCGTCATCCTGGAGGCCAACGCCACCTTCACCGGCATCCCCAAGCCGCTCTCCTTCTCCCAAAACCTCAACCGGTTCGCATTTGCGCGTTCAAAGATCCTCTACGACAGGCTCCCGATCGGTAGGCTGGACCCCGATCATCGCCGACAGCCCTTCGACGTGGAGGCCAGCCACCGCCGCGCGCTCAACGCCCTGCTACGAAGGTCGGGCATCGCCGCGGGGGACGTCCTCATCATGGCGGACGCCGACGAGATCCCGAGCCCGGAGACGGTGCAGCTGCTGCGGTGGTGCGACGGGGTGCCGCCGGTGATGCACCTCGAGCTGGAGAACTACATGTACTCCTTCGAGTTCCCCGTGGACCACAGCAGCTGGAGGGCGACGGCACATCTCTTCAACGAGCGAACGGGGTACCGCCACTCCCGTCAGAGCGACCTGATTCTGGCCGACGCCGGGTGGCACTGCAGCTTCTGCTTCAGGGAGATCAGGGAGTTTGCATTCAAGATGAAGGCGTACAGTCACGCGGACAGGGTGAGGCGGGAGAGCTTCCTCGACCCGGCCAGGATCCAGAGGGTCATATGCAGCGGGGACGACCTGTTTGACATGCTCCCTGAAGAGTACACCTTCagagatctcttcaagaagatgggACCCATACCCAGCTCAGCCTCTGCCGTTCATCTGCCGTCCTATTTGATTAAGAATGCAGACAAGTTCAGGTTCTTGCTTCCTGGTGGGTGTCTCAGATCAGAGTAA